Proteins from one Cryptomeria japonica chromosome 4, Sugi_1.0, whole genome shotgun sequence genomic window:
- the LOC131076262 gene encoding uncharacterized protein LOC131076262 isoform X4: MNVVMDLNKPPEEDESSILFMLLKDGKQISQVSCSNTPVKISESLHIKDINPAAYYPLKTLPHIYFHAASQNRPQRNEWQRFLNYLLNRDKVAVCQHGNCEFLIAPPAGQGSANLDCVAVAYRFGELPKDGESGEILVSADNRTRESVLVQGGSVPKSHTPALHMKGSQLIVKSEDACLRPQNSQSPSPRLVSGDATCAISRDYKEDSLDSCHPVKEQALYQTIYSLPGETMLAQGGSTPKPQTPALHREQSQVIVKSEDFRSARVSTEDACLRPQNSQSLSRGLVSGNATCTVSRDYRRFGLHNLHPAEEQALYERIYSLPKEPLNFKEHMHNFSAQIPLEIPHYMHNSSGQIPLETPCHSSREVEQDKLGTPRYSSTEVKQDKLGTDRVKGRYEVDPDFFNTLRHMHNGWPFGALAELIDNARDANASKLDISIQMEFSKNAGQKIPILSVIDNGWGMSHLDIKRMVSIGHGRPTKDNRDHIGRFGVGFKTGTMQLGKDAIVLTQCSETRSIAFLSRSYNENKKCYQDLDIPIITYRKEGGWMDFDLEVHSEAEAETDLKSIQEYSPFNAYTIGSKFASFAENGTGTHIYIYNLARWGSEYTLAWDEKCNDERNLKKKRDIWIRSKRVRKREGQISREVPLDYSLHSYLEVMFLNPRMKIYVQGTMVRTHPLAKSLNKTKVLRDVILEKNVELTLGRSQVEKERGNCGMFLYWHGRLIEAYKRVGGMVQSADMGRGVIGVIDVTDLMKVGDQVMILPTKQGFQDCEELETLEKWLGCKADEYWDENFDTLELQRDNSKGYKPDNEWVQCNKCRKWRILDPSFNAENLPPEWFCFMPPYKGECDIPEQKVEHGVITVSAKRSSGGFSNARQSQPVEEMNVTPLDDSIVTTISNKGESEISTDSEDEPVVELPVAKRTFRRLRRGPPPSEGGIAKRSRVK; the protein is encoded by the exons ATGAATGTGGTGATGGATTTAAACAAGCCCCCTGAAGAAG ATGAATCATCCATTCTTTTTATGCTTTTGAAAGACGGCAAGCAAATCAGCCAAGTTTCATGCTCTAACACTCCGGTGAAAAT CTCTGAATCCTTGCATATCAAGGATATTAATCCTGCGGCCTACTATCCACTCAAAACGTTGCCTCACATTTACTTTCATGCAGCTAGTCAGAACCGGCCTCAACGTAATGAGTGGCAAAGATTTCTAAATTATCTCCTTAATAGGGACAAG GTTGCAGTTTGCCAACATGGAAATTGTGAGTTCTTGATAGCACCTCCTGCTGGACAAGGCTCAGCTAATTTGGACTGTGTTGCTGTTGCTTATCGTTTTGGGGAGTTACCCAAGGATGGAGAATCTGGAGAAATTTTGGTATCTGCTG ATAACCGGACTAGAGAGTCTGTGTTGGTTCAAGGGGGAAGCGTACCTAAATCTCATACTCCTGCATTACATATGAAAGGATCACAGCTGATTGTAAAATCTGAAGATGCTTGCTTAAGGCCACAGAATTCCCAATCACCAAGTCCAAGATTGGTGAGTGGTGATGCAACTTGTGCAATTTCAAGGGACTATAAAGAAGATAGTTTGGATAGTTGTCACCCTGTCAAGGAGCAAGCTTTGTATCAAACAATATATTCCTTGCCTGGTGAGACCATGTTGGCTCAAGGGGGAAGTACACCTAAACCTCAAACTCCAGCATTACACAGAGAGCAATCGCAGGTGATTGTAAAATCTGAAGATTTTAGAAGTGCGAGGGTCAGCACAGAAGATGCTTGCTTAAGACCACAAAATTCTCAATCGCTAAGTCGAGGATTGGTGAGTGGTAATGCAACTTGTACAGTTTCAAGGGACTATCGAAGATTTGGTCTGCATAATCTTCACCCTGCAGAGGAGCAAGCTTTGTATGAAAGAATATATTCGTTGCCTAAAGAACCTCTAAATTTTAAAGAGCATATGCATAACTTTTCAGCTCAAATACCACTTGAAATTCCCCACTATATGCATAACTCTTCAGGCCAAATACCACTTGAAACTCCCTGCCATTCATCAAGGGAAGTCGAACAAGATAAATTAGGTACTCCGCGCTATTCATCAACGGAAGTCAAACAAGATAAATTAGGTACAGATCGAGTCAAGGGCAGGTATGAAGTGGATCCTGATTTCTTTAATACACTTCGTCACATGCACAATGGATGGCCTTTTGGCGCTCTTGCGGAGCTCATTGATAATGCCAGGGATGCTAATGCTTCAAA GTTGGATATATCAATTCAAATGGAATTTAGTAAAAATGCTGGACAAAAGATACCTATTCTGTCTGTCATTGATAATGGTTGGGGCATGTCACATTTGGATATTAAAAGGATGGTCAGTATTGGGCATGGACGGCCCACTAAGGACAACAGGGATCACATTGGAAGATTTGGAGTTGGATTCaag ACAGGAACCATGCAACTTGGAAAGGATGCAATTGTTCTTACTCAATGCAGTGAAACTCGGTCAATAGCTTTTTTGTCACGTTCATACAATGAAAATAAGAAA TGTTATCAGGATCTAGATATTCCAATTATAACATATCGAAAGGAGGGAGGGTGGATGGATTTTGACCTTGAAGTACATAGTGAAGCTGAAGCAGAGACTGACTTGAAATCCATTCAGGAGTACTCACCATTCAATGCATATACCATTGGAAGCAAGTTTGCAAGCTTTGCAGAGAATGGTACTGGGACACACATTTATATCTACAATCTAGCCCGATGGGGTTCAGAGTACACTTTAGCCTGGGATGAAAAATGTAATGATGagagaaatttaaaaaagaaaCGAGATATCTGGATAAGATCAAAGCGGGTGAGGAAACGGGAGGGTCAAATTAGTCGAGAG GTACCTCTTGATTATTCTCTGCATTCCTACTTGGAAGTTATGTTCCTTAATCCTCGAATGAAAATATATGTACAAGGGACAATG GTTAGGACACATCCACTTGCTAAGTCACTCAATAAAACGAAGGTTTTAAGGGATGTAATCCTAGAAAAAAATGTTGAGCTAACTTTAGGACGAAGTCAAGTGGAAAAAGAGCGAGGAAATTGCGGGATGTTTTTATATTGGCATGGTCGACTAATTGAG GCATACAAAAGGGTAGGAGGAATGGTTCAAAGTGCAGATATGGGTCGTGGTGTTATTGGTGTTATAGATGTCACTGATCTCATG AAAGTTGGTGATCAAGTTATGATTCTCCCTACCAAGCAGGGCTTTCAGGACTGTGAAGAATTAGAAACACTGGAGAAATGGTTAGGATGCAAGGCTGATGAATATTGGGATGAAAATTTTGATACCCTAGAATTG CAGAGAGATAATAGCAAAGGGTACAAACCAGACAATGAATGGGTTCAATGTAATAAATGTCGAAAATGGCGAATACTCGATCCAAGTTTCAATGCGGAAAATCTACCTCCTGAATG GTTTTGCTTTATGCCTCCTTATAAAGGTGAATGTGATATTCCTGAACAGAAAGTTGAACATGGTGTAATCACTGTGAGTGCCAAACGTTCTTCTGGTGGCTTTTCCAATGCTCGGCAATCACAACCTGTGGAGGAAATGAATGTAACACCACTAGATGATTCTATAGTTACTACTATTAGCAACAAAG
- the LOC131076262 gene encoding uncharacterized protein LOC131076262 isoform X5, with protein MKGSQLIVKSEDACLRPQNSQSPSPRLVSGDATCAISRDYKEDSLDSCHPVKEQALYQTIYSLPGETMLAQGGSTPKPQTPALHREQSQVIVKSEDFRSARVSTEDACLRPQNSQSLSRGLVSGNATCTVSRDYRRFGLHNLHPAEEQALYERIYSLPKEPLNFKEHMHNFSAQIPLEIPHYMHNSSGQIPLETPCHSSREVEQDKLGTPRYSSTEVKQDKLGTDRVKGRYEVDPDFFNTLRHMHNGWPFGALAELIDNARDANASKLDISIQMEFSKNAGQKIPILSVIDNGWGMSHLDIKRMVSIGHGRPTKDNRDHIGRFGVGFKTGTMQLGKDAIVLTQCSETRSIAFLSRSYNENKKCYQDLDIPIITYRKEGGWMDFDLEVHSEAEAETDLKSIQEYSPFNAYTIGSKFASFAENGTGTHIYIYNLARWGSEYTLAWDEKCNDERNLKKKRDIWIRSKRVRKREGQISREVPLDYSLHSYLEVMFLNPRMKIYVQGTMVRTHPLAKSLNKTKVLRDVILEKNVELTLGRSQVEKERGNCGMFLYWHGRLIEAYKRVGGMVQSADMGRGVIGVIDVTDLMKVGDQVMILPTKQGFQDCEELETLEKWLGCKADEYWDENFDTLELQRDNSKGYKPDNEWVQCNKCRKWRILDPSFNAENLPPEWFCFMPPYKGECDIPEQKVEHGVITVSAKRSSGGFSNARQSQPVEEMNVTPLDDSIVTTISNKGESEISTDSEDEPVVELPVAKRTFRRLRRGPPPSEGGIAKRSRVK; from the exons ATGAAAGGATCACAGCTGATTGTAAAATCTGAAGATGCTTGCTTAAGGCCACAGAATTCCCAATCACCAAGTCCAAGATTGGTGAGTGGTGATGCAACTTGTGCAATTTCAAGGGACTATAAAGAAGATAGTTTGGATAGTTGTCACCCTGTCAAGGAGCAAGCTTTGTATCAAACAATATATTCCTTGCCTGGTGAGACCATGTTGGCTCAAGGGGGAAGTACACCTAAACCTCAAACTCCAGCATTACACAGAGAGCAATCGCAGGTGATTGTAAAATCTGAAGATTTTAGAAGTGCGAGGGTCAGCACAGAAGATGCTTGCTTAAGACCACAAAATTCTCAATCGCTAAGTCGAGGATTGGTGAGTGGTAATGCAACTTGTACAGTTTCAAGGGACTATCGAAGATTTGGTCTGCATAATCTTCACCCTGCAGAGGAGCAAGCTTTGTATGAAAGAATATATTCGTTGCCTAAAGAACCTCTAAATTTTAAAGAGCATATGCATAACTTTTCAGCTCAAATACCACTTGAAATTCCCCACTATATGCATAACTCTTCAGGCCAAATACCACTTGAAACTCCCTGCCATTCATCAAGGGAAGTCGAACAAGATAAATTAGGTACTCCGCGCTATTCATCAACGGAAGTCAAACAAGATAAATTAGGTACAGATCGAGTCAAGGGCAGGTATGAAGTGGATCCTGATTTCTTTAATACACTTCGTCACATGCACAATGGATGGCCTTTTGGCGCTCTTGCGGAGCTCATTGATAATGCCAGGGATGCTAATGCTTCAAA GTTGGATATATCAATTCAAATGGAATTTAGTAAAAATGCTGGACAAAAGATACCTATTCTGTCTGTCATTGATAATGGTTGGGGCATGTCACATTTGGATATTAAAAGGATGGTCAGTATTGGGCATGGACGGCCCACTAAGGACAACAGGGATCACATTGGAAGATTTGGAGTTGGATTCaag ACAGGAACCATGCAACTTGGAAAGGATGCAATTGTTCTTACTCAATGCAGTGAAACTCGGTCAATAGCTTTTTTGTCACGTTCATACAATGAAAATAAGAAA TGTTATCAGGATCTAGATATTCCAATTATAACATATCGAAAGGAGGGAGGGTGGATGGATTTTGACCTTGAAGTACATAGTGAAGCTGAAGCAGAGACTGACTTGAAATCCATTCAGGAGTACTCACCATTCAATGCATATACCATTGGAAGCAAGTTTGCAAGCTTTGCAGAGAATGGTACTGGGACACACATTTATATCTACAATCTAGCCCGATGGGGTTCAGAGTACACTTTAGCCTGGGATGAAAAATGTAATGATGagagaaatttaaaaaagaaaCGAGATATCTGGATAAGATCAAAGCGGGTGAGGAAACGGGAGGGTCAAATTAGTCGAGAG GTACCTCTTGATTATTCTCTGCATTCCTACTTGGAAGTTATGTTCCTTAATCCTCGAATGAAAATATATGTACAAGGGACAATG GTTAGGACACATCCACTTGCTAAGTCACTCAATAAAACGAAGGTTTTAAGGGATGTAATCCTAGAAAAAAATGTTGAGCTAACTTTAGGACGAAGTCAAGTGGAAAAAGAGCGAGGAAATTGCGGGATGTTTTTATATTGGCATGGTCGACTAATTGAG GCATACAAAAGGGTAGGAGGAATGGTTCAAAGTGCAGATATGGGTCGTGGTGTTATTGGTGTTATAGATGTCACTGATCTCATG AAAGTTGGTGATCAAGTTATGATTCTCCCTACCAAGCAGGGCTTTCAGGACTGTGAAGAATTAGAAACACTGGAGAAATGGTTAGGATGCAAGGCTGATGAATATTGGGATGAAAATTTTGATACCCTAGAATTG CAGAGAGATAATAGCAAAGGGTACAAACCAGACAATGAATGGGTTCAATGTAATAAATGTCGAAAATGGCGAATACTCGATCCAAGTTTCAATGCGGAAAATCTACCTCCTGAATG GTTTTGCTTTATGCCTCCTTATAAAGGTGAATGTGATATTCCTGAACAGAAAGTTGAACATGGTGTAATCACTGTGAGTGCCAAACGTTCTTCTGGTGGCTTTTCCAATGCTCGGCAATCACAACCTGTGGAGGAAATGAATGTAACACCACTAGATGATTCTATAGTTACTACTATTAGCAACAAAG